The following proteins are co-located in the Pedobacter sp. FW305-3-2-15-E-R2A2 genome:
- a CDS encoding AraC family transcriptional regulator encodes MNSARFCHLTVDAVQKEAYVWHEADWKFSDEWHAHHMGQLIFVEKGVQYLHTAERTYLLPTHHCAWIPPGLVHRTSSPVKQVYLRCIFLSKTANDPFFQELNIFHTSKVLREMILFTEQWSRLEEEDALELDFLKALIGILPLTFNSALPLVLPVPQDPRIASMIDYLTDCVEIGGDMANELKIPEVAKRFNLSARTMERLFKQDIGITVAGYIKLYKVIKAVELLSVSGENVKSVAVKVGYDSVSTFSNTFYKVLGLRPQEMMVP; translated from the coding sequence ATGAATAGCGCGAGGTTTTGTCACTTAACCGTTGATGCGGTACAAAAAGAGGCTTATGTATGGCATGAGGCCGATTGGAAGTTTTCTGATGAATGGCATGCCCATCACATGGGACAGTTGATCTTTGTCGAAAAAGGCGTGCAATACCTGCATACTGCGGAAAGGACTTATTTGCTGCCTACACATCATTGTGCCTGGATTCCCCCTGGATTGGTTCATCGGACATCCAGTCCTGTAAAGCAGGTTTATCTGCGTTGTATCTTTTTGAGTAAAACAGCAAATGATCCCTTTTTTCAGGAACTCAATATCTTTCATACTTCTAAGGTCTTGCGGGAAATGATCCTTTTTACAGAACAATGGTCCCGTTTGGAAGAAGAAGATGCACTGGAACTGGATTTCCTGAAAGCATTGATAGGGATTTTACCCTTGACCTTTAATTCAGCACTGCCTTTGGTCCTTCCTGTTCCTCAGGACCCCCGGATTGCCAGTATGATCGATTACCTGACCGATTGCGTGGAGATTGGAGGGGATATGGCAAATGAACTCAAAATACCGGAAGTGGCAAAGCGGTTTAACCTTTCGGCAAGAACAATGGAACGGCTTTTTAAACAGGATATTGGAATTACGGTTGCCGGATATATCAAATTGTATAAAGTGATAAAAGCGGTAGAGTTGCTTTCTGTTTCGGGAGAGAACGTAAAGAGTGTAGCGGTGAAGGTTGGATATGATAGTGTTTCTACTTTTAGTAATACCTTTTATAAGGTGCTGGGGCTTCGTCCGCAGGAAATGATGGTTCCATAA
- a CDS encoding DUF983 domain-containing protein, with protein sequence MSSTDQLNHTPHVSQWYGITHSKCPRCREGKVFTGATYGFKVQKMNERCPHCDLKFEREPGYFYVAMFVSYAMNVAQMISMSVAAYVLGLPLTYENLWYYVGILLIGVFLFSPFNYRYSRMILLYWLSPGLHYDPSKVNKPAVAAK encoded by the coding sequence ATGAGCAGCACAGATCAATTAAATCATACACCACACGTTTCTCAATGGTATGGCATTACACATTCCAAATGCCCAAGATGTAGAGAAGGTAAAGTTTTCACCGGCGCCACCTATGGCTTCAAAGTACAAAAAATGAACGAACGTTGTCCGCATTGCGACTTGAAATTCGAGCGTGAACCCGGATATTTTTATGTAGCCATGTTCGTGAGCTATGCCATGAATGTCGCACAGATGATCTCCATGAGCGTTGCAGCCTATGTTTTAGGCTTGCCATTGACTTATGAAAACCTATGGTATTATGTAGGCATCCTTCTGATAGGCGTATTTTTGTTCTCTCCTTTCAACTACCGCTATTCCAGAATGATCCTGTTATATTGGTTATCTCCGGGATTACATTACGATCCTTCAAAAGTAAATAAACCAGCTGTAGCGGCTAAATAA